The genome window GGACAAAAAATCCTTTCGGAAGAATTTTTAGACGCTTCAAGATCGGAAAATGTTTCGGACCGCACGAAATGCTTCCCTTCGCGGCGCAAAGGAATGCAAACTTTTGAATATGCCCTCGGGCTTGACAAAAACGAATGTGCTTTGTCGTTAGGCTCATGATTCAAAAAAGAAAAAACTCGAACCGGGGAGCGTATCGCGGAAACGAAACGCAGGCGGTTGTTGGATTTGCACAGGAAGGTTCTCTTTTCCGCAATGCGGGCAAAAACGAATTCAAATCGGGTTCGACGTCGAAGGAATTTCGGGCGGATCCCGCGGTTCCGAAAGATCCGAACGATACGATGACTCCGAAAGAAGTTGCCGCGTTGTTGAAACGTACGATTCGAAGAGTAGGGGATTACAGAAGAGAGGGTTTGCTCGGTAAATTCTGGAGATTGACGGACGGTAGCATTTTGTATTCCAGAACCGGAGTGGAGGAATTCTTTCGGAGCCATTTCGTAGAAA of Leptospira sanjuanensis contains these proteins:
- a CDS encoding helix-turn-helix domain-containing protein, which codes for MIQKRKNSNRGAYRGNETQAVVGFAQEGSLFRNAGKNEFKSGSTSKEFRADPAVPKDPNDTMTPKEVAALLKRTIRRVGDYRREGLLGKFWRLTDGSILYSRTGVEEFFRSHFVETEELN